Proteins encoded within one genomic window of Halobacteroides halobius DSM 5150:
- a CDS encoding IS4 family transposase — protein sequence MILQQLVAVYCLSLFLWAKFRSSKGGIKLHTLYDLNTKAPENIIISNAVIHDKEILNNLTFNPSYTYIFDRAYLDYQKFDELIAKDIYFVTKLKSNAKIEYIRKIPLNKSDKQNNILLDTDVILGSEVSGTKMEQELRLIKIKVKDRSNNPKVIKVVTNRFDLDAQDISALYKDRWQLYSPLTDL from the coding sequence TTGATTCTTCAACAATTAGTTGCTGTTTATTGTTTATCACTATTTCTTTGGGCGAAATTTAGAAGTTCTAAAGGTGGCATAAAACTGCATACTCTCTATGATTTAAATACAAAAGCTCCAGAAAATATAATTATCAGCAATGCAGTTATTCATGATAAAGAAATATTAAATAATTTAACTTTCAACCCTAGTTACACTTATATTTTTGATAGAGCTTATTTAGATTATCAAAAGTTTGATGAACTTATTGCAAAAGATATTTATTTTGTTACTAAACTCAAATCTAATGCTAAAATTGAATATATTAGAAAAATACCATTAAATAAATCAGATAAGCAAAACAACATCTTGCTAGATACTGATGTCATTTTAGGTTCTGAAGTTTCAGGAACCAAAATGGAACAAGAATTAAGACTAATTAAAATTAAGGTTAAAGATAGAAGTAATAATCCAAAAGTTATTAAAGTTGTGACTAATCGTTTCGATTTAGATGCTCAAGATATCTCTGCCTTATATAAAGATCGTTGGCAACTATATAGCCCCCTAACTGACTTGTAG
- a CDS encoding IS3 family transposase (programmed frameshift), whose protein sequence is MPRTKYSDELKKQVVEECRQIDNISLVARRHEISKSTVYAWVKKARKTGSVNSLPNDQKKKLKETSKRLEKVSSENDQLKKVLAEKELELAILRDLRDQSNPPVTDRVKVAIKWIKKGYKIATVLDFVGLSESTYYYNINHNSEDDNSSNNPNGRPIPGYSYSYAGEKISDEQIKEWLLELVAGDGFPYGYKKLTTCLKEDYMLKINHKKVYRLCKELDILRPQRKIKNRHPRRLAKRDEISNSNQLWEMDLKYGCITGIDQFFFQLSVIDVFDRSIIDYHLGLSCKAEDACRVLKKALAKRELTKGMDLPVIRTDNGSQFTSKLFGSTCQSLGMKYQRIPVKTPNMNAHIESFHSILEDECYSRNEFQSYIEVYEIVSEYMRYYNNRRRHGSLNNQAPTQYYRAVKDKKIKPEVFIA, encoded by the exons ATGCCTAGAACAAAGTATTCTGACGAACTTAAAAAGCAAGTGGTAGAAGAATGCAGACAGATAGATAATATTTCTTTAGTAGCTCGGCGCCATGAAATTTCTAAAAGCACTGTTTATGCTTGGGTTAAAAAAGCTCGTAAGACAGGTTCTGTTAACTCATTACCGAATGATCAAAAGAAAAAGCTCAAAGAAACTTCTAAAAGATTAGAGAAAGTAAGTTCTGAAAATGATCAGCTAAAGAAAGTACTTGCTGAAAAAGAACTAGAATTAGCTATTTTAAGAGATTTAAGAGATCAATCAAACCCGC CAGTAACCGACAGAGTGAAGGTTGCAATAAAGTGGATAAAGAAAGGTTACAAGATAGCTACAGTTTTAGACTTTGTCGGTTTATCAGAATCCACTTATTATTATAATATTAATCATAATAGCGAAGATGATAATAGCTCAAATAATCCTAATGGTAGACCTATCCCTGGCTATTCTTATAGCTATGCTGGTGAAAAAATCTCAGATGAACAGATAAAAGAATGGTTATTAGAATTAGTTGCAGGTGATGGTTTTCCTTATGGTTATAAGAAATTAACTACTTGTCTAAAGGAAGATTATATGCTTAAAATCAACCATAAAAAGGTATATAGATTGTGCAAAGAGCTTGATATATTAAGACCTCAAAGAAAGATAAAGAATCGTCACCCTAGAAGGTTAGCTAAGAGAGACGAGATTAGTAATTCTAATCAACTTTGGGAGATGGATCTTAAATATGGTTGTATCACTGGAATAGATCAATTCTTCTTTCAGTTATCAGTAATAGATGTCTTTGATAGGTCAATAATTGACTACCACTTAGGTTTAAGTTGTAAAGCTGAAGATGCTTGCAGAGTATTAAAAAAGGCTCTTGCTAAAAGAGAATTAACTAAAGGTATGGATTTACCTGTTATAAGAACAGATAATGGTTCACAGTTTACATCTAAACTCTTTGGTAGTACTTGTCAATCTCTAGGCATGAAGTACCAAAGAATACCAGTAAAAACTCCGAATATGAATGCTCATATTGAATCATTCCACTCTATATTAGAAGATGAATGTTATAGTCGTAATGAATTTCAAAGTTATATAGAGGTCTATGAGATTGTTAGTGAGTATATGAGATATTATAATAACAGGCGTAGACATGGTAGTTTAAATAACCAAGCTCCAACTCAATATTATCGAGCTGTTAAAGATAAAAAGATTAAGCCTGAAGTCTTTATTGCATAA
- a CDS encoding DUF4372 domain-containing protein gives MKCTSEYTILLNKFIDIIGDNFLDDLVDKYDSDYKVHKFKTKEHLLCLLYYHLTEKDSLEDFVSELKGNNKLNKVLPEISKSQISRKNEDRDYKIFYDIFQYLFERLKSQTGYRKALKEIGSVKLIDSSTISCCLLFITISLGEI, from the coding sequence ATGAAATGTACTAGTGAGTATACCATATTATTAAACAAATTCATAGATATAATAGGTGATAACTTTTTAGACGATTTGGTAGATAAATACGATTCTGATTATAAAGTCCATAAATTTAAAACTAAAGAACATTTACTATGCTTACTTTATTATCATCTTACTGAAAAAGATAGTTTAGAAGATTTTGTTTCAGAACTAAAAGGAAATAACAAACTTAATAAGGTTTTACCAGAAATCAGCAAGTCACAAATATCTAGAAAAAATGAAGATAGAGACTACAAAATATTTTATGATATTTTTCAGTATCTATTTGAACGTCTTAAATCTCAAACTGGGTATAGAAAAGCTTTAAAAGAGATTGGTTCTGTTAAACTAATTGATTCTTCAACAATTAGTTGCTGTTTATTGTTTATCACTATTTCTTTGGGCGAAATTTAG